TGCTTGTCATATGAGCGGTGTTGCAGGGGCGCCGCGATTTGGTAACCATGAAGACTGGCAACCGCGAATCGATAAAGGCTTAGATACATTGCTAAAAGACGCGATCAGCGGCATTAAAGCCATGCCGCCAAAAGGTTTATGCTTTGATTGCAGTGATGATGAGCTGAAACTCGCTATTGAATACATGATAGACAACAGCAAAGATTAGTTTTTTTCAGCGTCGTGTGCTAGCCGTTTAACATGGCTTTTAATGCCGACAATGACGCCTGACCACGTTCTTTTTTCGCGCTCTCTCCTTCGTCACCTCGACCCTCCCAAACCAA
This genomic stretch from Marinomonas primoryensis harbors:
- a CDS encoding c-type cytochrome; the protein is MTVSIPPSIKRLSILGAVCFAIGLSSLAGAARSGEQVFNTYCVACHMSGVAGAPRFGNHEDWQPRIDKGLDTLLKDAISGIKAMPPKGLCFDCSDDELKLAIEYMIDNSKD